The sequence below is a genomic window from Lampris incognitus isolate fLamInc1 chromosome 18, fLamInc1.hap2, whole genome shotgun sequence.
actctctgtctcatgaaaagatgttttgttgattgttccgccACGAAAAAGATTAGTGCGAAACTACGTCAAAACCGTAGTttcgcaccccccccccgtcatgcctctgtgcccgacggggggggggggcacacgctGGTTTAGAGCAAAACACCAGTCCAATGGAAATGAGCTCTAATACAGCACTTTTGATTGAGTTCAAAACATGTTGATGTTGAAACGCGCTCtttctcagtcttgcctctttcTCCTCACTTatctccttccctctccccctttccccccaggaTCATCAACGTATCCCTCCCTAAGAAGACTCGTAACAATGGGACTTTGTATGCAATTATATTTGTCCATCAAGCTGGCGTCACTCCATCACAGGACCCAAGACAGGTTCACATGGTCGCTCAGCTCACCACCTACATGGTCCCTAAACTGCCTGAAATCTCTCTGATAGCTGGAGAAGATGAAACACAGGTAATCATTTATATTCACGGTTCATGTGGCAAATAGACTAATAACAGGGTTCTACAACAACCATTTCTGTCAGTTTTGAGAGTATAGGCTAAAAGACAGAGGGTATAGATATATTTAGCAGTGTGCAGGATACGCTACATCTTTACTCTTGTGTTTAAAGTATACAAACCAATTTTGGATTGTCAGGGTACTTGGTTTCTATCCATCTTTGCATTTTTCTGATAGAGTCTATGTTCAGTTTGTTCTTTTTTTAATGTATCTTTGTGTACTCCTCTTTTTACTATTTCTAATTTGTCTCAGCTTTTACTTGTTCTATAATTGCTTTTActaatgttttatgtaaagcactttgtaacagttTTGAAAcgtgttatataaataaagttgtcatTACATGACAAAATTAAGTTATTTTCGTTTTTGTATCTATTATATTACCATTAGTTATATATTATGTTGTATGTTTATGGGTTAATACACTAGCTTGTTATGTTAGTTTGTCTTCTGTGTGAAGTCTCCCTGTGATGTGTCGCGCAAGGATTGTTATATCCTGTGTATTGGTAAATATATGATTTTCCTAATTTAAATATCTGATTTGTGCTTGTCTATGTGGGTCAttacaggaggaggaggaagaacccCAGCAGAAGAAACAGGGTAATGGCAACCCTGCAGCAGGGGGAGGAGCTGGGGGCGGGGCCTATTCTGTGTTGGACCATCCGGTCTCCCATTGGCGATCCCGCCTGACACTCAACATTGTCAGTGACCTTTTCTTCTTTGATAGAGAACACCTGCCTGTGGATATGCAAAGATACCTCAGAGTGTAAGATATgacctacgcacacacacacacacaactttactGTGTGAGACGTGCATGCAAATTTACGTAATACCTCTTCATATGTTACAAAGGCTTACTGTGGCTtacgaacaaacacacacatagaggGCGATCTTGGAGAGTTAAGCTCTCAGTACCAGTCGGTAACAGTATAATTGGCTTGATTTGAATAGTTTTTCATAAAACCAACCTCAGGGTGGATTTGAATTGttcaagactgagatggcttggacaggtgtggaggagagatgctgggtatattgggagaaagatgctgaatatggagctgccagggaagaggaaaagaggaaggccaaagaagaagtttatggatgtggtgagggaggatatgcaggtggctggtgtgacagaggaagatgcagaggacaggaagagatagagatggatgatccgctgtggcgacccctaacgggagcagccaaaagtagtagtaaattGTTGTTCTTCACAGTGGAAGTTAATTgacacaacaataacaacaacgaaCAATAAAACATCTTACACAGAATAATAACCAAAGCTAGACCCTCCTCCATCTATTTATAGCAGAGGCTTCTGCATATAAGTGCATATGTAACGTACAGGCCTTAATAAAGATAGTATTATTATAGTATTTATATGTCAATGCCAAAatcgtgtgtgtgttcgtgtgttccAGGTTCCATAATGGTAAGAAGATCGTGTATCTACCTCTGCTCTTTGTTGATGAGCTCAGCAACAGAGTCAAGGACCTAGTGGTATGTTATTTCCTCTGATAAATACGTTGGGAAATATTAATAAACACCTTCATGTTGAAATTTATCACAAATATTTGGTGGGTCAGTTACTGATAAAGCACCCCAAGTCAAGAGCCTGGTAGCACATTACCACTTTAACTTTTACACAGTATTTAGGGTGAAGTGTTAAAACTGTTTAGATGAGATTTTGTGACTGAAATATTCACAGTGAGCTTAATGAGGAAAGAGAAATAGTGAAGTTTGAAAAAACTCATGCTGCTGTTTAGTAGCTTTCGTGGACTCTAACCGTGAATTGCACATTGCTGTGTAATAATTTACAGCTGAGATGAGTCACAGCTCGATCTTTAGACAAACAGTGAAAGGCCTAGGGAAGTCGGTAATGTTAATCGGCTTATTGACATGAAAAATGACAATTCAGAGTGATGTTTGTCTATTTTTTCCACTTCGGCGCCCTGAAATTTTAGCTGATTTGATATGGTTAAAAGTGTTCATAAACTGAAAATCTGAACCTCATTGTCACATTGTGTCATTTCACCTCCAAAAATATGAAAGACGCGGAAGGAAAACATCAGCGTATTACTGCCCCAATAATTAAGTTACTTTGGGTATTAATTGAATAGTGGATAGCAACTTGACGAGTTAGATAATTAGTTAAACTcatctctgtttctgtgtgtggttGTAGGAGATTAACAGCACCACCAAGGAACTCCTTCTGACTATTTCCTATGACCCCATCTCTCTGGGGAGGCTGCGATTCTGGATGCACATGCAAGATGCTGTGTATTCACTACGGCAGTTTGGTATGATATGCATAtacgtactcacacacacacacacacacacacacacacacacacacacacacacacacacacatggtacacataaACAGAGATATACAGCAAGAGAGTGGATGCACAAAATCATACACAAGCACACAGCTATACAAACCCACAGACTAGAAGACACGTATAACACATAGCTGAAAAGCTTGCATGCCCTGCAGCAGGTGATCTGAGAGACATCTATCTTACACTATCAGATGTCTGTGTACATTGCTTGACAGAAAGCGCGTAATTGCCACCGGGGACCGGtggacatgcccccccccccaatgtacaAAAGAAAGAAATTtaaccgccccccccaaaaaaattgttaTCTGTCGATACAGGTTCAAGCTCATGAAACTGCACTATGTCAGTTAATTTGTGTTTATTTGTACTCGGTTGGGTGGAGGCAGCATCAAGTCTTAACGCACGCCGGGTtcagacaggaggcggaagcgcCGCAAAGCGCTGGCCCGCTTCCTTTCGGCGCTCATGTCAACCAATTGGGCTGTTCAGACAGAACGCGGTGGTCGGCTCACGATCTGCAGCGGTAGTTTCAGTGTCCGGTAAGGTCACCTAGTGGTGTACCACAAAAGAAGATACTCTGCGTGCGTATATGTGCGCACACCTTGTGGTAAAAAGAGACAACAGAGGCAGACAGAACGCGGACTGATAAGATGTGGCTTCGAGGTGAGCACCAAGATGTTGTATTACTCAGACAACACTCGCATAACAATATTGTTGGCAGCTGGTTGTGTGTTGCATTGAAGATCATTCGGAGTTTATTAGGGGCGAGACACAAAAGTTTGTAGAACTTGGCTAGCAGCTGATCTCCATATCGCTAGCTGTTGCCCTGAGGACTCTGTCTCTGGGTTACCTGCTTCACTAAAACTAACActggtggcgtccgggtagcgtagctgtctatttcgttgccctaccaacatggggatcgccagttcgaatccccgtgttaccgctggcttggtcgggcatccctacagacacaattggccgtgtctgcagaggggaagccggattgtgggtatgtgtcctggtcgctgcactagcgcctcctctggtcggttggcacgcctgtttggggggggagggggaactgggggggggaatagcctgatcctcccacgtgctacgtccccctggcgaactcctcactgtcaggtgaaaagaagcggctggcgactccacctgtatcagaggagccatgtggtagtctgcagccctccccaaatcggcagagggggttgagcagcgacggggacggctcggaagagtggggtaattggccaagtacaactggggagaaaaggggggggggtttaaaaggcGGCTGTTTTGTCATTGGTtccgtgaacagctgatgacgtGATAGAAAACTGTTCGCgctgattcattttgaaagagcaacggctaatggggaaactccatcactcactgacgtttagggctggccccgctgtaGCAGTCCAGCCATCTATTCGGAGAATGTGCTGCATATAAAAAGCATATCAATATATCTATTGGTCCTTATCACTTGTCATTAGTGTAAACTcaggacttttgtcaggatcTTGTAGGACTGATGACTCTATTTTATCAGTGATCTGATTGGTCAGTGGTCAGCCTATTGTTAGGTTCTGATATGACACTGAAgttaacctgctccagagcacaccATGCAGCATATGTTGCCATGGTgatccatccatacattatctaaaccgcttatccagctctcagggccgcggggatgctgcagcctatcccagcagtcattgggtggcaagcggggagacaccctggacaagccgccaggccatcacagggcacacacacagacacaaacacacattcacacctagggacaattcaaccTAGGGACCATGGTGATCTATCCGGGATAAAAGTGAGCCagcttcatcacacacacacacacgcacgctcaactcaacagacacacacacttactcactcaactcaactcaacacacactcactcactcactcaacacacatgcaacacaactcactcactcgctcaacCAACTcaactaatcccccccccccaaaaaaaaagtccgAGTGAGGATTTCGCCCTTGCTTGACAGGTGTATCTTGTCTGTGTGTTGACGTGCATTCTGAGATGGTGTGGGTGGGTCTGTGTATCTCTAATGCGTACCTGTAAACATTTAAGGATTCACGGAGAAGGATGCCGATGAGATTAAAGGGATCTTTGTGGATACTAACCTGTACTTCCTGGCTCTCACCTTCTTCGTCGCTGCCTTCCATGTAAGTCTTGTTGGGTCTTACCTTGGGTGGTTTCTCCTTGACTACGCCAGAGTAGAATAAAATGGATCAGTCTTTATCAATATTAACCTGTTGTAGGTTGATGTTGCAGATTTCTGTGTGTTTACTGTACTTCGTAGTTAAAGCTATTCTGATTCTGCAGGGTAAATGCTATGAACACCAAGACaatgaaaagggaaaaaaatatactgtttgtgagatatgatgcAATCATTTGTTTCTGTATCtggctctcactttctctcttcattttttctttttctagctCCTCTTTGACTTCCTGGCATTTAAAAATGATATCAGCTTCTGGAAGCAGAAGAAAAGCATGGTGGGAATGTCAAGTAAAGCAGGTGGGTCATTCAGTTGCAACTCACAACTCAGCCAATGAGAGCATGGCGTTTTAAAtgacttgtgtgtctgtgtctgttcttATTTTCCAGTGCTGTGGCGTTGTTTCAGCACCTTAGTGATTTTCCTCTACTTGTTTGATGAGCAGACCAGCCTGCTGGTGCTAATACCTGCTGGAATTGGTTCTATCATTGAGGTACACAGATATACAAACACACTTACACATTatggacacacatacatacctacatgtatacatacagacatgcatacGCCATCTAGACGGGAATCTCGATGACGTGGCAAATGGCGCCCTGCACAACATTATACTCCCAAATCACAGAGTTAAACTTTAAATATGTAGGGTATATATTTGAACATGTGCTTAAGAAATTTAAGTGAGGCATGGGAGGTGTGGATGAAATGCCAACATAAACCTTTCTTTTGAATCCACTCATGTTTGTAAGTAGCAGTAAATTCAGGGGAAAAAAGGGTTTGAGGGCTTCCTGTGAATGACCACGGCATCCTATAACTGAAGATCACAGAAAAGTCAAGTCGATGGTTATTAACAGGACTTATTCTTTTCTGCTTACACGTCTCCTGTGTTTCCTAAAATGCAAGAAATGTACAAGTCTACTCATCTGAATATAGTTACACTTTCCATTTTGCAATTTACTGAtctaggcggcatggtggcgcagtggttagcacggtccttcacagcaagaaggtcctgggtttgaaccccggggttgtccatccttggggggtcatcccagggcgtcctctgtgtggagtttgcatgttctccccgtgtctgcgtgggtttcctccgggggcgccggtttcctcccacagtccaaagacatgtaggtcaggtgaattggctgtactaaattgtccctaggtctgaatgtatgtgtgtgtgtgtgcgtgtgtgtgtgtctcaaccctgtgatggactggcggcctgtccagggtgtctccctgcctgccatccaatgactgctggaataggctccagcatccccgcgaccccagttgggataagcagcttggataatggatggacggatggatgaatttACTGATCTATAATTTGCTAGGCATCCCCATATAACGCTCCTCATCCCTGCGTGGCTGCCCGTGTTGTCTACAGAAGAACATCCCTACAACAGATGTATGAATTTTATTGAACTAAACTCTATCATATGATGAAGATGCCATTTGCTTCCATCAGTACCGAGTCCCTCAGAGGATCAAGGACATCAAGGAACATAAGAGAGAGGGATGCTTAGAATATTAAATAAGCTTTCAATTTAATGTTTGATAAAATGTTGAGGGAAAAGGTCAACAGATAAACTGTCTGAATTGACCCCATTTACACAGTTTTATCCGGTGACAATATTGAGGAGTTATTATTCTAGGAAGATTGTTGAATAAACTGATGAATTTCTCATAACAGGCATATTGGTCATGGCTTTCGAGGCAAACAAGGGTCCACACAGACTCGatgcattttttttggggggggggggggttcccccctttttctccccaattgtacctgtccaattaccccactcttccgagccgtcccggtcgctgctccaccccctctgccgatccggggagtgctgcagactaccacatgcctcctccgatatatgtggagtcgccagccgcttcttttcacctgacagtgaggagtttcaccaggcggacgttgcccgtgggaggatcacgctattccccccagttccccctcccccccaaacaggcaccccgaccaaccagagggggcggtcgtgcagcgaccaggacacgtacccacatgcagcttccctcccgcagatcca
It includes:
- the clptm1l gene encoding lipid scramblase CLPTM1L, yielding MFQKTSFTTLIVGVFVVYVLHTCWVMYGIVYTKPCDSPKGDNCITPFLAGKPKLQLSIYSSLRPNADGGHTLIHKEENFDINNKFERIINVSLPKKTRNNGTLYAIIFVHQAGVTPSQDPRQVHMVAQLTTYMVPKLPEISLIAGEDETQEEEEEPQQKKQGNGNPAAGGGAGGGAYSVLDHPVSHWRSRLTLNIVSDLFFFDREHLPVDMQRYLRVFHNGKKIVYLPLLFVDELSNRVKDLVEINSTTKELLLTISYDPISLGRLRFWMHMQDAVYSLRQFGFTEKDADEIKGIFVDTNLYFLALTFFVAAFHLLFDFLAFKNDISFWKQKKSMVGMSSKAVLWRCFSTLVIFLYLFDEQTSLLVLIPAGIGSIIEVWKVKKAFKIQVFWKGAKPTFLFGKLDESERRTEEYDTLAMKYLSYLLYPLCIGGAVYALIFLRYKSWYSWLINSLVNGVYAFGFLFMLPQLFVNYKLKSVAHLPWKAFMYKAFNTFIDDVFAFIITMPTSHRLACFRDDVVFLIYLYQRWLYPVDKTRVNEYGVSYDEQPKGKSHKD